Genomic segment of Ignavibacteriales bacterium:
ACTAATTTTTGTTTCAACTACTTTACCTTCTGTAACTGTGCCAAAATCGTATTGCATTAAATTCAATTTCAATTTTGGTGTCTTACCGTCTTTTGAAACAATCGTACTCTTATCAACTACAACACCGGTAAAAGTTAATTTGTATTGAGGATTAACCGGATCATTCGATGAGATATAAACAAATTTTTCTTGAGGACCCAATCTATTTTCGGAATTGAACTCAATTTTCACTAAAGTTTTTTCACCGGGTTTCAAATTCATTTTTTCGGGAGCTGCCGCGGTACATCCGCACGACGCTCGCACTTGACTTATTATGAGTTCAGCTTTTCCTGTATTCTGAATTTCATAATTGTGTGTAACAATTTCACCTTCAGCAATTGTTCCAAAATCGTGGTTATCAGCTTTAACAAACAATTTTGGTGTAGCAGTTTGTGAAAAAGAAACCGATACAATTGCAAAAACAAAAAAAGTAATTAACTTTTTCATCTTTTCCCTTTTACAATAAATTTCTTGAAATAGTTTGGTTCTAGATAATCATAATTGGAAGTTAATAAATCGTAACCTAATAAATAAGCCCATCTACCGATTTTTAAAGCTGTTAATCCTAATGCCTCTTTTAAGGTACTTTCAATAAATGAATCTCCATAAACTGATTCATCAGCAGAAATTAATGATTGCAAATCATTTTTCTCCACTAATTGTAGATTATCTACAACTTCTACATTTTCATCATGTTTAATATATTTTGAAAAATAATATTCATCTACATTCGCATTCATTGCTATAACAAATTTTGTTTCGGTCTTAATATATTTTGAAATATGAAATGCATAAGCATCGAATGTTGGAACCGGTATTATCGGAATGTTAGCCCCAAACGCCAGTCCTTTTACTGTTGAAAGTCCAATCCTTAATCCTGTAAACGAACCGGGACCCATTGAAATGGCAATCGCTTTACATAGATTGAGTTCTATCTGAGCATTTTTCAAAACAGTGTCTATCATCTCTATTAATTTTTGAGAATGTATATGTTTTTGTTGATAATTCATTTCAACAAAATTTTGATCATCAAATAATAGAGCAACGCTGCAATTATCACCTGATGTTTCAACCGCTAATATTGGGAATAGATTATGCATGTTTTGCTATTGATATTTCTCTTGATGTATTATTAACAAATTTAAGATCAATTTGATAATTCCGTTTTGGGAGAATATCCTGGAACATATTTGACCACTCAATGAAAACAATATTTTCTCCGTTTAGATATTCATGGAATCCAATATCGTAAAGTTCTTCCACATTTTTTATCCGGTAAAAATCAAAATGTATAAAATTCTTTTTGTTATGATATTCATTAACAATTGCAAAACTAGGACTCGATACGTTTTCAACGCCAAATTCTTTACAAATATATTTTACAAAAAATGTTTTGCCGCTGCCGAGATCGCCATTTAACAAAATTACATCAC
This window contains:
- the tsaE gene encoding tRNA (adenosine(37)-N6)-threonylcarbamoyltransferase complex ATPase subunit type 1 TsaE, with translation MDFPFHAIMRSEEETILTAQNFAKKIKMGDVILLNGDLGSGKTFFVKYICKEFGVENVSSPSFAIVNEYHNKKNFIHFDFYRIKNVEELYDIGFHEYLNGENIVFIEWSNMFQDILPKRNYQIDLKFVNNTSREISIAKHA
- the tsaB gene encoding tRNA (adenosine(37)-N6)-threonylcarbamoyltransferase complex dimerization subunit type 1 TsaB; protein product: MHNLFPILAVETSGDNCSVALLFDDQNFVEMNYQQKHIHSQKLIEMIDTVLKNAQIELNLCKAIAISMGPGSFTGLRIGLSTVKGLAFGANIPIIPVPTFDAYAFHISKYIKTETKFVIAMNANVDEYYFSKYIKHDENVEVVDNLQLVEKNDLQSLISADESVYGDSFIESTLKEALGLTALKIGRWAYLLGYDLLTSNYDYLEPNYFKKFIVKGKR
- a CDS encoding DUF1573 domain-containing protein, with amino-acid sequence MKKLITFFVFAIVSVSFSQTATPKLFVKADNHDFGTIAEGEIVTHNYEIQNTGKAELIISQVRASCGCTAAAPEKMNLKPGEKTLVKIEFNSENRLGPQEKFVYISSNDPVNPQYKLTFTGVVVDKSTIVSKDGKTPKLKLNLMQYDFGTVTEGKVVETKISFKNEGKAPLIISDVKTSCGCTAALLSSKLLQPGESGNIKIELDTANREGKLTRTVTLYSNDPQQPNQTITLFVNIEKRKS